The DNA region tttaaatacttcaattattaaaaacatttctacaatataaaaatacattaaaaacactcaaactactattacaaattaaaaaatatatacaaattacatacttaaatcctaaaaataaaaattacataattaaaatcctaaaaaataaaaattacatacttaaaatcctaaaaaataaaaattacataattaaaatcctacaaattaaaaattacacaattaaaaatacccccgtggaagactagtcccctggccctatccccaatgttttCTCGGacaccccgtatcattgccaaatgtgaatcaagttgcccgggagtcatccgagacctatcggccaaattcagttgagccaaaagggtccacaacaagttggtgggggttgaggtggcacaaagggagcgggagcggaaACGGAGGCGGATGGAAATGCGGTGCAACGGCGGTTGGCCGTcatccaccgggtaaggccagtagccacccggaatttgagaaccttgggtttgaggaggggccgagaattgcgtttccggactaggggATGGTTGTGAGCTGAACCATTCGTGATTCCAACCGCGGGAGttggaggggtgatcgccggagccggacattttttttgtgagagtgaaagattgagaattggtgagagaatttagatgagaattgtgtagtgtggtgggaaattttttgtgtgaaaATAAGGTATttttagatgaaaatgtgaatttggggaaaaaattgaaaaataaattaaaagtagggagaaaacggatataatttattgggaagtaggaaaatatatatttttttatttaaaaatcatttttaaattaattcaattttttttaaaataaaaataaaaattgaaaatgccaacggctatgccgttggccaatctcATCGCGCCACGTccgcctgctcagcggcacggacgtgctcgatgcatcgagtaaCGCCGTGCCAAAGGCAAGAGCGCAGCGACGGACAGCGCGttgccgtgccagcggcacggacgccgtccatCCCGGAGATCACCGATGCAGATGCTCTAATGCACATATGCAaaaaagttagcaattgatcacagcACTATGCTATTATACCTATCttaaatttgagatatttctTCTATCTGAACAAATATAATCAAATGATACTAATGCGAGAAtgaaaaaaacacataattcaCTATTCAGATTTAATGGACAAGAAAATAGCAGATGAGATTTTATGCGAATATTGAAGAATATTGTCATACAAAATGAAAGTGACAACTTATATTCTGAAAAGGAGGAATCGTATCATACTATCATTTattatatagtttttttttaacaatAGTTCATTGTAACTAGGAGTGTATTAAAAACACAATTTCAACGGTCACTTTTCCcactaaattttttttcttctaatttcCAAAAGCAAATCAAGCTTTGACTGCTGCTGCTTTTGGAGTTGCTCCTTTTAACTGACCACCACCATTTGCAGGCTGTTGCTTTACCACCTCCTTGCCGAGTTTCGCCTCCTCCTGCACCTCGTCGCCCTGAGAAGGGCACGAACGGCCACTGCTGCGGATGAGATCCTTGATGGCTGATACAAGCTCTTTATCAGTCTTCAAGGACTCTACTGTGACGTGTACTCCTGATCGAGACCCAACCTATGGTTAGAAACTAGACGACGTATATATATGATCAAGAAGAAGATGCATAGATCGTTGCAGATTTCAAGATATAAGACATAATAAcgacagagagagagagttcatAGGGATCTATTCTTGCAGGTTGAGAGAGATGACATACTGAATCGCCAATAGTGTTTTGGATTCGTGGGGTCGTTTATCGTCTCCTCAACAGCAGGGCGCGTCGTGTATTCTTCTTTCAGCGCTAGCAAATCCTGATCAAAACGAATATCATGCCGTGTGTTACAGAAGAAAGGCGGTCATGAGTTCAAATCCCGACCAAAAAAACGAATCTCATTTCGTGAGTTTAAAACACATACGAACAAGATCATGTGTTCAAATCCCATCAAAACTATCATGTTTCGTATTAGAGTCTATTGGAAATACCTGAAGCGGAAAAATCGCCCACATGGATGGGGATTCAACGTGCTGCCGCAAAATGAAGTGTGCGATCTCTGGAGTGCACCTGTCAGGTGGAAGCATGTCGGAGCCCACCATCGCCTTGAAAAATTTGCGCCTTCgctcttcatcttcttcccaCCAAGCACGGAGAGTTGAGCAGTCGTGGCACGATGGAGCACATACCTAAACGGCAACAGAAAACCATTTTATTCCGATCCTATTACTACTACTCTTCAAGGCACAAATATAGCCATCGGTTTGATTCATATCAAACTTATGCACAAGAAAAATAGTTTTAGAACAGGCTGTTACTGTCATATAGCTATATTGTGAGGGGATGCCGAATTCTAGCCCGGGCTCATTGGGCATGCGTTGTATGCGCAGTCCAATCAAACCTAATTCTTGCATCACCTGCATCAATGAATAAATCGAGATTTTAAGCACATTGTAAAGTTTGGCACACAAAAAAGCGTTTCACGTTTTGTAAAGAGATTTGATACAAAATCATACAGGGTGAACGCAAGAAGGAATTAAGCCAAGATCTTCGCCACAAGCCAGCATATCGGATGAGTTCAGCAGAGCCGGTAATGTCTTGAGCGCATTTTGACGCCACAGGTCCTCTTGCCTCTGGAAATAGTAATCGTAATACAGTCTTTTCAGCACATTCTGGCTGCGAAAATGTGGCAGCTAGTCAGGGATAAATGATTGTGActggaaaaagaaaatgaatgatGAAATGTTTTTTCCAGTACAAATACAGCATCTACCTGTGCTGGTCTAAACCAGTAAAGCTCGACGTGTCTTCAAGGTTGAAACGGGGATAAAACATCTTGGGATCTTCGGGGTCTCTGAGGAGGACGACATTCTGCAATAGTATTcaaagatattataatatcccTTCTCAAGCTAGCATGGAGAAAGAGACCATTTCATAGACTTGCCTGAATAAGATCAAAGAGGCTGCGGCGAAGTTTATCTTCACTCTCCAGAAAGATTGATCTTTCCAAGCAAGACTTCAGCTTGGCCGCAATTTTCTTTTCGGTATTGCTGTCCTCCTTGAACTGCATTGATCACGTGAGTAGAATCAAAGCTTCTGAGCTGAGTAGCTATGCTCTTTTCATGTTTCACTAGTTGACCTCGGTTTTTTTATTCAGCATGCAGTTAAGAGTAATCAAAAGATAAGAAAAGTGTATGTACTCTCGACTATATATCACACCTCGTAATGGTCCTTCTGATATTCGTTTAAGAAATTGGAAGCAACTACAGTCCACAAAGCTCCAAACTTCTCCTGAAATAAAATCGTGTGGATGCAATATTATACGTAAATGAAAATGCATTAGCAACTCTATGCTACAGAGCTGAAGCGAGACTTGAACCTGTAACAGTGATTGTGTAATGTATGGGCGGCTCAAACGATTAAAGTCCCATATTCCTTCCTTTTCGAGTTCTTCCTACAATAAGAATTGGTGAAGTGTGTGAACAAAAAGCCagaaatataggaaaaaataTTGAGTACAAAGGTtgatatttgagatatatgcctGGCTAAGAGGGATGGATGGTCGAAACTTTCCACAGAGACCCGTCATGGAATGATCCGGAAGCTCCCAGATTCTGAAGAAGCCCAGAATGTGATCGATCCTGTATGCCGTGAAGTACTTAGCCATCTGCTAACAAAGACAGAAAACATGTTATTACAAACTCAAACCACATATGAAGAGGGATGAGTATGATTAGAAGAAGTCGAGCATGGGACCTGTGATAAACGACCACGCCACCAGCCATAGTTGTCCTTGGACATTTCTTCCCAATTATAAGTCGGAAAGCCCCAATTTTGTCCGTTTTTATCAAAATAATCTGGTGGAGCCCCGGTCGAGGTGTTCATGCGAAAGAGAGTTGGATATACCCAAGTATCTACGCTGTTGCGGTCAACTCCAATCGGGAGATCTCCTTTTAATACTACTCCTTTCTTTCTTGCATATTCAGCAGCTTCCGATAACTATTAACACAAAAATAACCCTAGTTGCTCGTTGGCAGTTCAGATCGAAGACAAACGCTTTGAAACTGAAATTGAATACATACTTGTTTGTGTAAATGGAATTGGACGTAGTAATGAAAGCCAATTATATCATAGTGCAAGCTCTCTTTGGAGACTA from Salvia splendens isolate huo1 chromosome 9, SspV2, whole genome shotgun sequence includes:
- the LOC121748479 gene encoding 4-alpha-glucanotransferase DPE2-like isoform X2, which gives rise to MSNLSLFIGGKPSNSMIISFRIPYFTHWGQQILVCGSERVLGSWDVKKGLLLRPAHHGDELIWSGSLSVPAGFTCEYSYYVVDDKKNVIRWEAGKKRKMSLPDSAQHGQLLELHDLWQTGSHDLVLRSAFKNVIFRSSASLKVERPLESVQNVSDNEDSVVVQFRICCPNIEADTSVYVIGSPSKLGQWKTEGALKLSYAGESVWVAESVLKKDEFPVKYPSCVCSGQPNYIILSDGQIRDMPWRGAGVAIPMFSLRSEADLGVGEFLDLKLLVDWSVDSGFHLVQLLPINDTSVHGMWWDSYPYSSLSVFALHPLYLRVQALSENLSEDIKQEIEQTRKDLDKKDVDYDATMAAKLSIAKKIYAKEKETILGSAEFQNYFSENQEWLKPYAAFCFLRDFFETSDHSQWGRFSNFSKDKLEKLVSKESLHYDIIGFHYYVQFHLHKQLSEAAEYARKKGVVLKGDLPIGVDRNSVDTWVYPTLFRMNTSTGAPPDYFDKNGQNWGFPTYNWEEMSKDNYGWWRGRLSQMAKYFTAYRIDHILGFFRIWELPDHSMTGLCGKFRPSIPLSQEELEKEGIWDFNRLSRPYITQSLLQEKFGALWTVVASNFLNEYQKDHYEFKEDSNTEKKIAAKLKSCLERSIFLESEDKLRRSLFDLIQNVVLLRDPEDPKMFYPRFNLEDTSSFTGLDQHSQNVLKRLYYDYYFQRQEDLWRQNALKTLPALLNSSDMLACGEDLGLIPSCVHPVMQELGLIGLRIQRMPNEPGLEFGIPSQYSYMTVCAPSCHDCSTLRAWWEEDEERRRKFFKAMVGSDMLPPDRCTPEIAHFILRQHVESPSMWAIFPLQDLLALKEEYTTRPAVEETINDPTNPKHYWRFRVHVTVESLKTDKELVSAIKDLIRSSGRSCPSQGDEVQEEAKLGKEVVKQQPANGGGQLKGATPKAAAVKA
- the LOC121748479 gene encoding 4-alpha-glucanotransferase DPE2-like isoform X1; this encodes MSNLSLFIGGKPSNSMIISFRIPYFTHWGQQILVCGSERVLGSWDVKKGLLLRPAHHGDELIWSGSLSVPAGFTCEYSYYVVDDKKNVIRWEAGKKRKMSLPDSAQHGQLLELHDLWQTGSHDLVLRSAFKNVIFRSSASLKVERPLESVQNVSDNEDSVVVQFRICCPNIEADTSVYVIGSPSKLGQWKTEGALKLSYAGESVWVAESVLKKDEFPVKYRYCKYGKTKKLALEIGANRELSVNFSAGQPNYIILSDGQIRDMPWRGAGVAIPMFSLRSEADLGVGEFLDLKLLVDWSVDSGFHLVQLLPINDTSVHGMWWDSYPYSSLSVFALHPLYLRVQALSENLSEDIKQEIEQTRKDLDKKDVDYDATMAAKLSIAKKIYAKEKETILGSAEFQNYFSENQEWLKPYAAFCFLRDFFETSDHSQWGRFSNFSKDKLEKLVSKESLHYDIIGFHYYVQFHLHKQLSEAAEYARKKGVVLKGDLPIGVDRNSVDTWVYPTLFRMNTSTGAPPDYFDKNGQNWGFPTYNWEEMSKDNYGWWRGRLSQMAKYFTAYRIDHILGFFRIWELPDHSMTGLCGKFRPSIPLSQEELEKEGIWDFNRLSRPYITQSLLQEKFGALWTVVASNFLNEYQKDHYEFKEDSNTEKKIAAKLKSCLERSIFLESEDKLRRSLFDLIQNVVLLRDPEDPKMFYPRFNLEDTSSFTGLDQHSQNVLKRLYYDYYFQRQEDLWRQNALKTLPALLNSSDMLACGEDLGLIPSCVHPVMQELGLIGLRIQRMPNEPGLEFGIPSQYSYMTVCAPSCHDCSTLRAWWEEDEERRRKFFKAMVGSDMLPPDRCTPEIAHFILRQHVESPSMWAIFPLQDLLALKEEYTTRPAVEETINDPTNPKHYWRFRVHVTVESLKTDKELVSAIKDLIRSSGRSCPSQGDEVQEEAKLGKEVVKQQPANGGGQLKGATPKAAAVKA